One region of Bdellovibrio bacteriovorus genomic DNA includes:
- a CDS encoding DUF6624 domain-containing protein, with the protein MNEKLKEELLHLIREDEATREVLASTGELFHGYHPAMEKVHLRNADKLKKLIEDNKGFPTIDQVGEDACVAALRIVLHAISLPEFMRAQEQVLVDLAKQNKVPKSYVAILVDRIRFYEGRKQVYATNADWDENGILRITEVEDPDKLNQRRHQMGLPPLESLVVTPRDGEYHPPDPAKRHQEFLEWTRKTGWRSLT; encoded by the coding sequence ATGAACGAAAAGTTAAAAGAAGAACTTCTGCACCTGATCCGCGAAGACGAAGCCACCCGCGAAGTCCTGGCCAGCACAGGCGAGTTGTTTCACGGTTATCATCCCGCCATGGAAAAAGTGCATCTGCGTAACGCCGATAAACTGAAAAAACTGATCGAAGACAATAAAGGTTTTCCCACTATAGATCAGGTCGGTGAAGATGCCTGTGTCGCCGCTTTAAGAATTGTCCTGCATGCGATCAGCTTGCCTGAATTTATGCGCGCCCAAGAACAGGTCTTAGTCGATCTTGCTAAGCAAAACAAGGTGCCCAAATCTTATGTCGCGATTCTTGTGGATCGCATTCGTTTTTATGAGGGCCGTAAACAAGTCTATGCCACCAATGCTGACTGGGACGAAAACGGAATTCTGCGAATCACTGAAGTGGAAGATCCAGATAAATTAAATCAACGCCGACATCAAATGGGACTTCCGCCATTGGAAAGTTTGGTTGTGACACCTCGGGACGGAGAATACCATCCGCCCGACCCTGCTAAGCGCCATCAAGAGTTTCTGGAATGGACGCGCAAAACAGGTTGGCGCTCTCTAACCTAG
- the add gene encoding adenosine deaminase: MEKLYSHNIRDILKVELHRHLDCSVRWSTLIELAPQVGIPLAKTTQGQKDQFLITGPMKDLGSVLNKFLNAQKVLASEEILTRIAFEACEDAYNDGIRLLELRYAPTFIADGHKSLTYEKIHKSLHKGIEMARKKYPMAIGLICIIQRIKPYEVAEEVVDFAIDHKDSFLALDLADNEEGFDPKIFAPLFQKAKKAGLHITVHSGEAPNSASWVRDSIEILGAERIGHGIQIINNPDVLNFVRDRKIPLEVCPISNYLTQSFKTYEEHPIRKLMEQGILVTINSDDPGVFATQLSDDYEVLHRVHGFSKEDFKRCNQVSFDASFFPEAEKNRFMSEFFG; this comes from the coding sequence ATGGAAAAACTTTATTCCCATAATATTCGCGACATCCTAAAGGTGGAGTTACACCGCCATCTGGACTGCTCAGTGCGTTGGAGTACACTCATCGAACTGGCCCCGCAGGTAGGGATTCCTTTAGCAAAGACGACTCAAGGTCAAAAAGATCAATTTCTTATCACAGGTCCCATGAAAGACCTGGGCTCGGTGCTAAACAAATTCCTGAATGCGCAAAAAGTATTAGCCAGTGAAGAAATCCTGACTCGCATTGCATTTGAAGCCTGCGAAGACGCTTACAACGATGGCATACGACTTTTAGAGCTTCGTTATGCTCCCACATTTATCGCCGACGGCCACAAATCTTTGACTTACGAAAAGATTCACAAGTCTTTGCATAAAGGCATCGAGATGGCTCGCAAGAAATATCCCATGGCCATCGGACTTATTTGTATTATTCAAAGGATCAAACCTTATGAAGTGGCCGAAGAAGTCGTAGATTTCGCGATTGACCACAAAGACAGTTTCTTGGCTTTGGATCTTGCCGACAATGAAGAAGGATTTGATCCAAAAATTTTTGCTCCGCTTTTTCAAAAAGCAAAAAAGGCCGGACTGCATATCACGGTTCATTCTGGAGAGGCGCCAAATTCTGCCAGTTGGGTTCGGGACAGTATTGAGATCTTAGGAGCCGAACGCATCGGTCACGGGATTCAGATCATTAACAATCCCGACGTGCTGAACTTCGTTCGCGACCGCAAGATTCCTTTGGAAGTTTGCCCAATCAGTAACTACCTGACCCAGAGTTTTAAAACCTACGAAGAGCATCCGATTCGCAAACTGATGGAGCAAGGAATTCTCGTAACCATCAATTCGGATGATCCCGGTGTTTTTGCAACCCAGCTAAGTGACGACTATGAAGTTCTTCATCGTGTTCATGGGTTCAGCAAAGAAGATTTCAAACGCTGCAATCAAGTTTCTTTTGATGCCAGTTTCTTTCCTGAAGCCGAAAAAAATCGCTTTATGTCGGAGTTCTTTGGATGA
- the pip gene encoding prolyl aminopeptidase, with translation MRDFYPSIEPNNSGMLKVSDIHTLYWEECGNPLGKPVVFLHGGPGGGVAPDHRRFFDPKAYRIILFDQRGSGKSTPCAELRENNTWELIKDIETIRSMLKIDTWVVFGGSWGSTLALTYAISHPERVKALVLRGIFLCRPSEIKWFYQEGASEIFPDVWDEYLKPIPVAERGDMVTAYYKRLTHENSEVRLQAAKAWSKWEAATSRLIVDQNAIDEFDDPEYALSFARIECHYFTNNAFFSTNNWILENIEAIRKIPAVIVQGRYDVVCPARSAWDLHKAWPEAKFTIIPDSGHAAAEPGTRSALIEATDSFKHL, from the coding sequence ATGCGTGATTTCTATCCTTCAATTGAACCAAATAATTCTGGAATGCTGAAAGTATCCGACATTCACACTTTGTACTGGGAAGAGTGTGGAAATCCCCTGGGAAAACCTGTGGTGTTTTTGCATGGCGGACCAGGCGGTGGCGTGGCTCCAGATCACCGTCGTTTTTTCGATCCTAAAGCCTATCGCATTATTCTTTTTGACCAACGTGGTTCTGGAAAATCCACTCCCTGTGCAGAGCTTCGAGAAAATAACACGTGGGAATTGATCAAAGATATCGAAACGATTCGCTCCATGCTCAAAATCGACACGTGGGTTGTTTTCGGCGGCAGTTGGGGTTCAACGCTTGCTTTGACTTATGCGATTTCTCATCCTGAAAGAGTGAAGGCTTTGGTTTTGCGCGGAATCTTTTTGTGCCGTCCTTCAGAAATCAAGTGGTTCTATCAAGAAGGCGCCTCAGAAATTTTCCCTGACGTATGGGACGAGTACTTAAAACCCATTCCGGTGGCTGAACGTGGTGACATGGTGACGGCTTATTACAAACGACTGACTCATGAAAATTCAGAGGTGCGTTTGCAAGCGGCAAAAGCATGGAGCAAGTGGGAAGCGGCTACATCACGCCTGATCGTAGACCAAAACGCTATTGATGAATTCGATGATCCTGAATACGCGTTGAGCTTTGCACGCATCGAGTGCCATTACTTCACCAATAATGCCTTCTTCTCGACGAACAATTGGATCTTAGAAAACATCGAAGCCATTCGCAAAATTCCTGCAGTGATTGTTCAAGGCCGCTATGATGTTGTCTGCCCGGCTCGCTCTGCGTGGGACCTCCATAAAGCTTGGCCGGAGGCAAAATTTACAATCATTCCTGACTCAGGTCATGCGGCTGCAGAGCCTGGAACTCGCTCAGCTCTTATTGAAGCCACAGACAGCTTCAAACACCTGTAA
- the hmgA gene encoding homogentisate 1,2-dioxygenase has protein sequence METQYLSGFGNHFSSEARPGALPLEQNSPQVAPLGLYPEQLSGSAFTAPRHHNMYTWLYRIRPSVMHKAFKPLKELTQKTFFKPQHINPNQMRWNATNDTAGNFIEGIRTVCGNGSAYEQRGLHVHLYSFNQEMGNKYFMNADGDFLFVPQAGSVQIKTELGIIEAEPGEIVLVPRGMKMQVNPLKGGNCKGYIGENFGAPFRLPELGPIGANGLAHRRHFLTPVAAFEDKEGSFELIGKFNNDLWAAEMGHSPLDVVAWHGNYVPFKYDLRKFNTVNTVSYDHPDPSIFTVLTSASDTPGTANVDFAIFPPRWMVAEHTFRPPYFHRNCMSEYMGLIYGEYDAKTAGGFVPGGGSLHNFYSAHGPDVDAFEKASKVDLKPHKIVDTMAFMFESRAPYMVTDFAMGKGFIQEDYQDCWQSFKKNFK, from the coding sequence ATGGAAACACAATACTTATCAGGCTTTGGTAATCACTTTTCGTCAGAAGCTCGTCCCGGCGCGCTTCCTTTAGAACAAAACTCTCCGCAAGTCGCTCCATTAGGGCTTTATCCAGAGCAACTCAGTGGTTCCGCCTTCACAGCTCCTCGTCATCACAACATGTATACTTGGCTTTATCGCATTCGCCCTTCCGTGATGCACAAGGCGTTTAAGCCGCTTAAAGAGCTAACACAAAAAACATTTTTTAAACCTCAGCATATCAATCCCAATCAAATGCGCTGGAATGCCACAAACGACACGGCTGGAAATTTCATTGAAGGCATTCGCACTGTGTGCGGCAATGGCTCTGCTTACGAACAACGCGGCCTTCATGTTCATCTTTATTCCTTCAATCAAGAGATGGGGAATAAGTACTTCATGAACGCCGATGGCGATTTTCTTTTCGTACCGCAAGCCGGTTCCGTACAAATCAAAACAGAATTAGGAATTATTGAAGCCGAGCCAGGAGAAATCGTTCTAGTTCCTCGCGGAATGAAGATGCAAGTGAATCCGTTAAAGGGAGGAAACTGCAAAGGCTATATCGGTGAAAACTTCGGCGCACCCTTCCGTCTTCCCGAGTTAGGACCTATCGGCGCCAATGGCTTGGCACACCGTCGTCATTTCCTAACACCGGTCGCGGCATTTGAAGACAAAGAAGGTTCTTTTGAATTGATCGGAAAATTCAACAACGACTTGTGGGCGGCGGAGATGGGACATTCTCCTTTAGACGTCGTTGCATGGCACGGAAACTATGTTCCTTTCAAATATGATCTTCGTAAATTCAACACGGTGAATACGGTCAGTTACGATCATCCAGATCCTTCCATCTTCACTGTGCTTACGTCAGCAAGTGATACACCAGGAACAGCGAATGTGGACTTTGCGATCTTCCCGCCACGCTGGATGGTCGCAGAACACACCTTCCGTCCGCCTTACTTCCACAGAAACTGCATGAGCGAATACATGGGTTTAATCTATGGTGAGTACGACGCAAAAACGGCAGGAGGATTTGTCCCGGGCGGTGGAAGTTTGCACAACTTCTATTCTGCACACGGACCTGACGTGGATGCTTTTGAAAAAGCGAGCAAGGTCGATCTTAAACCTCACAAGATCGTCGATACGATGGCCTTTATGTTTGAATCGCGCGCACCGTACATGGTGACAGACTTCGCGATGGGTAAAGGTTTCATTCAAGAAGACTACCAAGACTGCTGGCAAAGTTTTAAAAAGAATTTTAAGTAA
- a CDS encoding response regulator: MEKTKLLIVDDHHENILFLSHLISGEDIQVLSAKSAEEALSLLMNHDFALALMDVQMPGMSGFELARLVRALKKTRHLPMILMTSRQQDRSVLFEGYDTGAVDFLFKPLDPHAVRSKVRTFVLLDQQRRLLNKQVQEMEFLKKKAEEANVAKSHFLANISHEIRTPLGAVLGFADILSQDKLSDSERNEFLAVIRRNGELLLRLIDDILDLTKIEAQRLEFEKKEFSLKDLLKDVEASLGFRATEKGISLKIQSCDRNLTFVSDPLRIKQILFNVIGNAIKFTTKGQVDVQVRVEDAILERESCEARRVTFTVRDTGAGLTVDEVQKLFKPFAQADVSTARRFGGTGLGLVISQQLAQKLGGDLKLISSEVQVGSVFEITLVLDTVEGAPQVRTPVVSHSDIASHSLEDKVILIVDDVSDNRLLIDRYLRPHKVRLLQAGSGVEALETVCESHVDLILMDIQMPLMDGYEAVQRIRKLGYEGPIVALTAHAMREETMRCIKAGFDAVLTKPTRRQELVAVIQSWLSEEPLGHQSRQPELLQ, encoded by the coding sequence ATGGAGAAAACCAAGCTACTCATCGTGGACGATCATCATGAGAACATTTTATTTCTGTCTCACCTGATTTCAGGCGAAGATATTCAAGTTCTTTCAGCGAAAAGTGCGGAGGAAGCACTGTCGCTATTGATGAACCACGACTTCGCCTTGGCGCTTATGGACGTGCAAATGCCAGGGATGAGCGGATTTGAACTCGCGCGGCTGGTTCGGGCTTTGAAAAAGACCCGTCATCTTCCGATGATTTTGATGACCTCGCGTCAACAAGACCGCTCTGTTCTTTTTGAAGGATATGATACGGGCGCGGTGGATTTTTTATTCAAACCTTTAGATCCTCATGCAGTCCGCAGTAAAGTTCGCACATTTGTACTTTTGGATCAGCAACGCCGTCTTTTGAATAAACAAGTTCAAGAGATGGAGTTTCTTAAGAAGAAAGCTGAAGAGGCCAACGTAGCTAAAAGCCATTTCTTAGCCAATATCTCTCACGAGATTCGCACACCCTTAGGGGCGGTTTTAGGATTTGCCGACATTCTGTCTCAAGATAAGTTGAGTGACTCTGAAAGAAATGAATTTCTGGCAGTCATCCGACGAAATGGAGAGCTTTTGCTGCGCCTTATCGACGATATTTTAGATCTTACAAAGATCGAAGCGCAGAGACTGGAATTTGAAAAGAAAGAATTTTCTTTGAAGGATCTTTTAAAAGATGTCGAAGCAAGTTTGGGATTTCGTGCGACTGAAAAAGGTATTTCGCTAAAGATTCAGTCCTGCGATAGAAATCTGACCTTTGTTTCCGATCCTTTGCGAATTAAGCAGATTCTTTTTAACGTTATTGGTAACGCTATTAAATTCACCACCAAGGGACAAGTCGATGTTCAAGTTCGTGTTGAAGACGCGATCTTGGAACGCGAATCCTGTGAAGCTCGTCGTGTGACTTTTACCGTGCGGGATACGGGTGCGGGTTTGACAGTGGATGAAGTTCAAAAGCTCTTTAAACCTTTTGCTCAAGCCGACGTTTCAACTGCCAGACGCTTCGGTGGGACGGGTTTAGGTTTGGTGATTTCTCAGCAGCTCGCGCAAAAGCTGGGCGGGGACTTAAAGCTGATTTCTTCTGAAGTTCAGGTCGGTTCTGTTTTTGAAATCACTCTTGTTTTGGATACAGTTGAGGGAGCGCCCCAAGTACGAACACCTGTGGTGTCGCATTCGGATATAGCTTCTCACTCGTTAGAAGATAAGGTCATCCTGATTGTCGACGATGTCAGTGATAACAGACTTCTTATTGATCGTTATCTTCGTCCTCATAAAGTTCGACTGCTTCAAGCGGGAAGTGGTGTTGAAGCCTTAGAGACAGTTTGTGAGTCTCACGTGGATTTAATCCTCATGGATATACAAATGCCTTTAATGGATGGGTATGAGGCTGTGCAACGCATTCGTAAGCTCGGTTATGAGGGGCCTATCGTTGCGCTTACGGCTCACGCGATGAGAGAAGAAACCATGAGATGTATTAAAGCGGGCTTCGATGCCGTTTTAACAAAGCCGACACGTCGGCAAGAATTGGTCGCAGTGATTCAGTCTTGGCTCTCGGAAGAACCTTTGGGTCATCAATCACGTCAGCCAGAACTTTTGCAGTGA
- a CDS encoding S1 family peptidase yields the protein MKLNKLVLAGLVSSLALTACSPQASNQGEIQTTGEGIIGGKVVEAGDKIQESIVAVYDAVEGQLCTGSLLPNNLVLTAAHCIGSETEAMYVFFGNEVNKYAVRRQVDKVAISSLWETRQYEDYDTGDIALMHFQGEVPAGYKPATFLSEANKKLLKKGAKVVLAGYGITDGVTGDGAGTLRMTSVKIADPKFSLTEVKLDQTGGTGACHGDSGGPAYIEVKGKYYLWGVTSRGVEDAENDCSKYSAYTSALAHKVWLNRMANKLIVSLTNPEISK from the coding sequence GTGAAGTTGAATAAACTTGTTTTGGCGGGGCTAGTTTCAAGTTTGGCTTTAACAGCTTGCTCACCTCAAGCTTCTAATCAAGGTGAAATTCAAACGACAGGCGAGGGAATCATTGGCGGTAAAGTAGTTGAAGCCGGTGATAAGATTCAAGAAAGCATCGTGGCTGTTTACGATGCCGTTGAAGGACAACTTTGCACAGGTTCTCTTCTTCCAAACAACCTTGTGCTAACAGCCGCTCATTGCATCGGAAGCGAAACAGAAGCGATGTATGTTTTCTTCGGTAATGAGGTCAACAAGTACGCGGTTCGTCGCCAGGTCGACAAAGTAGCTATTTCATCTTTGTGGGAAACACGCCAATACGAAGACTACGACACGGGTGACATCGCTTTGATGCACTTCCAAGGTGAAGTTCCGGCGGGCTACAAACCAGCCACTTTCTTAAGCGAAGCGAACAAAAAACTTCTTAAAAAAGGCGCGAAAGTCGTTCTTGCTGGTTACGGCATCACAGATGGCGTAACAGGTGACGGCGCAGGAACTTTGCGTATGACTTCGGTTAAAATCGCAGACCCAAAATTCAGCCTGACAGAGGTAAAGCTGGATCAAACTGGCGGCACAGGTGCCTGCCACGGTGACTCTGGCGGTCCAGCTTACATCGAAGTGAAAGGCAAGTACTACCTTTGGGGTGTTACTAGCCGCGGAGTCGAAGACGCTGAAAACGACTGTTCAAAATACTCTGCATACACGAGCGCATTGGCTCACAAAGTGTGGTTGAACAGAATGGCCAACAAGCTGATCGTTTCTTTAACAAATCCTGAAATTTCCAAATAG
- a CDS encoding YihY/virulence factor BrkB family protein: protein MKMKMMPFIHRLHSDRFLDKLGNDKILDLAAALSYYTALSLAPLLILMITFVSFLGMEFKTEMISEIENLVGSQASQAIKAIAMNADKTPTIRDWAGLVGVITLLFSAGAIFGQLRESLNVIFEVASPAQDQQDEGILKSSWAFIKKKIFSMGMVLAFVFISMVSLVISSIISLVLSGAAAIIGQIANFLISLLIFTLLFAAIYYFLPQKKMRPAETLTGGLITAILFSIGKTLIGLYLGQSAVGSLYGAAGSLIVLLMWVYYSSIIIFIGAEIANEIHKVDDEEASTLTKTRG, encoded by the coding sequence ATGAAAATGAAGATGATGCCATTCATTCATCGGCTGCACAGCGATCGTTTTTTAGATAAGCTCGGGAACGATAAGATCTTAGATCTTGCAGCGGCCCTTTCTTATTACACAGCCCTTTCCTTGGCGCCTCTGCTTATATTAATGATCACTTTCGTTTCTTTCCTAGGAATGGAATTTAAAACCGAGATGATCAGTGAAATCGAAAATCTTGTTGGCTCCCAAGCCAGTCAGGCCATCAAGGCTATCGCCATGAATGCTGACAAAACCCCTACGATCCGGGACTGGGCAGGATTAGTGGGTGTCATCACTTTGCTATTTTCTGCTGGCGCGATTTTTGGTCAATTGCGTGAGTCCTTGAATGTTATTTTTGAAGTAGCAAGTCCCGCGCAGGATCAACAAGACGAAGGAATTTTAAAAAGTTCCTGGGCCTTTATTAAGAAAAAAATATTCAGCATGGGAATGGTGCTGGCCTTCGTTTTTATTTCGATGGTGTCTTTGGTGATTTCATCAATCATCTCGCTAGTTCTTAGTGGTGCCGCGGCTATTATCGGACAGATCGCCAACTTTCTGATCTCTTTGTTAATCTTCACTTTGCTTTTTGCGGCTATCTATTACTTTTTACCGCAAAAGAAAATGCGGCCGGCGGAAACTTTAACAGGTGGCTTGATCACTGCGATCTTATTTTCTATTGGTAAAACACTGATCGGTCTTTATCTGGGACAAAGCGCTGTAGGTTCACTATACGGCGCCGCAGGATCTTTAATCGTATTACTAATGTGGGTCTATTACTCTTCGATTATCATCTTCATCGGTGCTGAAATCGCCAATGAGATTCACAAAGTCGATGATGAAGAGGCTTCGACTTTGACAAAAACGCGCGGCTAA
- a CDS encoding beta strand repeat-containing protein — translation MNFCTFLFFIVGFVLATSNHAQASPNALTYQGRILNVNGQPLEHNNVSFLFEITSPNGNCVIYREQKDGVSLLNSRGVFDVPIGSGNKLFPTDPLFTLLDSFNNSQAQNCYGGGAPYVPSAGDIRLLKVQFHDGSGWRVISPSNEIRTVPYAAYARSAEKLGTKTENDFVVKTGVPTCAANEFLKWNGSALICAPVSGASGGTVTTVTSTNSYVTIVNNTSTPQVTLNVGTTAGTVAAGDDARLSDSRVPKGAAGGDLSGTYPNPSVARIQNTPIANTTPTSNQFLKFDGTQWTGAGINISDVTNLNSTLNNYLLKSTFDGYVTSAGCLPHQTMYWSAVLGFQCQSINVSVDGDVSGTIGSVSVNRIKGVDVDTTGLTSGQVLKYDGTKWAPAADNNGGGTVTNISTGTGLSGGPITGTGTISLTNTAVTAGSYTRANITVDAQGRLTAASNGSSINLATEVTGTLPIANGGTGQTSTLAAFNALSPLTAKGDILVRNDTNNSRLPVGANGQILSANSAAASGLEWITPAYGTVTNVSGTAPISVATGTSTPVISISDATTAAKGAVRVGAGIAVSSGTISADPANFPSTVPVTKGGTGTGTFTANRLIASDGTGSSLSTFNCAVGQLVSFDATGMMTCSAFTTGSIFINAGNSFSADAILGTNDGFALNLETNNQTRVTVSADGNVGIGTTTPHTSALLEISSAAKGFLPPRMTRAQRNAITGAPQGLVIYNTDDNTVDYYNGANWFSLNGSPKYMKRGMAGYQTVDQNSIVAFSLTTANNGMTTTSNGINLKAGVTYRLEASLNTYQSDGNGYLGYVFYNGTTTFGAPAYTDEPDSVGAYGFKSTLLEIYTPATDQTVYVRISDDNIGAGQVTPNYNTYFMATELVPSGPGGGGADNLGNHAATQNINLGSHWVSGDGTSNGLRVDNSGNVGVKTASPSAALEVTGDVKISGQIVNNAWTDITAFTNSWAAYYPIAGVAAPGYRKGKDARVYLRGCMAPGTWGNAAFTFPVGFRPTTNMTLNLTAYSGTAGTAVAVYAWIYTDGTFRPWIANTATWLCLDGTSFPTD, via the coding sequence ATGAACTTCTGTACGTTCTTGTTTTTCATAGTTGGCTTTGTGCTGGCCACATCTAATCACGCACAGGCTTCGCCGAATGCGTTGACATACCAGGGTCGCATCCTGAATGTGAATGGCCAACCTTTAGAACATAACAATGTCAGCTTCCTCTTTGAAATCACGAGTCCCAATGGAAATTGTGTTATCTATCGCGAACAAAAAGATGGCGTGAGCCTGCTGAACTCTCGCGGTGTCTTTGATGTCCCGATTGGATCAGGCAACAAACTCTTTCCGACGGACCCTCTTTTTACACTTCTAGACTCGTTCAATAATTCTCAAGCTCAAAACTGTTATGGCGGAGGAGCACCTTATGTTCCCAGCGCCGGGGACATCCGTCTTTTGAAAGTTCAGTTTCATGATGGCTCCGGATGGAGAGTGATTTCGCCTTCCAATGAAATTCGCACCGTTCCCTATGCGGCTTACGCACGTTCAGCAGAAAAGCTTGGAACAAAAACAGAGAATGACTTCGTCGTAAAGACTGGAGTTCCTACTTGTGCCGCCAATGAATTTTTGAAATGGAATGGTTCTGCACTTATCTGTGCGCCTGTCAGCGGAGCAAGCGGTGGAACGGTGACAACAGTGACGTCCACCAACTCTTATGTAACGATTGTTAATAACACCTCAACTCCCCAAGTGACCTTAAATGTTGGCACGACTGCCGGGACAGTTGCCGCGGGCGACGACGCTCGCCTTAGCGATTCCCGCGTTCCCAAAGGGGCCGCCGGTGGAGATTTGAGCGGCACTTACCCAAACCCTTCTGTCGCAAGAATTCAAAATACACCCATTGCAAATACGACACCGACTTCAAATCAGTTTTTGAAATTTGACGGCACTCAATGGACCGGTGCCGGTATCAACATCAGCGATGTGACAAATTTAAATTCGACTTTGAATAATTATCTTTTGAAATCCACTTTCGACGGATATGTCACTTCGGCGGGCTGCTTGCCTCATCAGACCATGTACTGGAGTGCCGTGCTAGGATTTCAGTGCCAGTCCATCAATGTTTCGGTTGATGGCGATGTCAGCGGGACGATAGGTTCCGTCTCTGTAAATAGAATCAAAGGCGTTGATGTCGATACGACGGGTTTAACTTCAGGCCAAGTTCTAAAATACGACGGCACAAAATGGGCACCCGCAGCCGATAATAACGGCGGTGGCACAGTCACCAATATCTCTACCGGAACCGGGCTTAGCGGTGGACCGATTACAGGAACGGGAACAATATCTCTTACGAATACCGCCGTCACAGCAGGTTCATACACTCGCGCAAATATCACTGTGGATGCTCAAGGGCGCTTAACGGCGGCCAGCAATGGTTCGTCCATCAATCTTGCGACGGAAGTCACAGGCACTTTACCCATTGCAAATGGTGGAACGGGACAGACTTCGACTTTGGCCGCTTTTAATGCGCTTTCCCCTCTGACTGCGAAAGGTGATATTCTTGTTCGCAACGACACCAACAACTCTCGCCTTCCTGTGGGCGCTAACGGACAAATACTTTCTGCCAATTCCGCAGCGGCTTCCGGTCTGGAGTGGATCACCCCTGCTTATGGCACGGTAACCAATGTCAGCGGGACAGCTCCTATTTCCGTAGCCACCGGAACAAGCACACCCGTGATCTCAATCAGTGATGCAACGACCGCCGCCAAAGGGGCCGTTCGAGTGGGTGCTGGTATTGCTGTTTCTTCAGGTACCATCAGCGCGGATCCCGCCAACTTTCCTTCAACAGTTCCCGTCACAAAGGGTGGTACAGGGACGGGCACTTTCACAGCCAACAGATTGATCGCTTCTGATGGAACTGGTTCCTCGCTTTCGACTTTCAACTGTGCTGTTGGGCAATTGGTTTCTTTCGACGCCACGGGCATGATGACTTGTTCCGCTTTCACTACGGGGTCGATTTTTATTAATGCCGGAAATTCTTTTTCTGCCGACGCCATCCTCGGAACTAATGATGGCTTTGCATTGAATCTAGAAACTAACAATCAAACGAGAGTGACCGTGTCTGCCGATGGTAACGTGGGAATTGGCACCACCACTCCTCACACTTCGGCTCTTTTAGAAATTTCTTCTGCAGCAAAGGGCTTTCTTCCCCCACGTATGACTCGTGCGCAACGAAACGCTATTACGGGAGCTCCTCAAGGATTGGTTATTTATAATACCGACGACAACACCGTCGACTACTACAATGGCGCCAACTGGTTTTCTTTAAATGGATCACCGAAGTATATGAAACGGGGCATGGCGGGTTATCAAACTGTTGATCAAAACTCTATTGTCGCTTTCTCTTTAACCACGGCAAATAACGGAATGACCACCACAAGTAACGGGATCAATCTTAAAGCCGGAGTCACTTATCGTCTTGAAGCTTCTTTAAATACGTATCAGAGCGATGGAAATGGATACCTCGGCTATGTGTTTTACAATGGCACCACCACCTTTGGTGCCCCCGCTTACACAGATGAACCCGACTCAGTGGGTGCGTACGGCTTTAAGTCCACTCTTCTTGAAATCTACACTCCGGCGACGGATCAGACAGTTTACGTTCGTATCAGCGACGACAATATCGGCGCCGGCCAAGTCACTCCAAACTACAACACGTACTTTATGGCGACCGAGCTTGTTCCTTCAGGTCCCGGCGGTGGCGGAGCCGACAATCTTGGAAATCACGCCGCCACCCAGAATATCAACTTGGGTTCGCACTGGGTGTCAGGGGATGGAACTTCTAATGGGCTTCGCGTGGATAATTCAGGTAATGTCGGTGTGAAAACCGCTTCACCATCGGCCGCTTTGGAAGTTACCGGAGACGTCAAAATTTCTGGCCAAATCGTCAACAATGCTTGGACGGACATAACCGCTTTCACAAATTCGTGGGCCGCCTATTATCCCATCGCAGGCGTTGCAGCTCCGGGCTATCGCAAAGGAAAAGACGCTCGAGTTTATCTTCGCGGATGTATGGCTCCTGGAACCTGGGGAAACGCGGCCTTCACATTTCCAGTTGGATTCAGGCCGACGACGAATATGACGCTAAATCTGACGGCTTATTCTGGCACGGCAGGAACGGCGGTGGCCGTTTATGCTTGGATCTACACGGATGGAACTTTTAGACCTTGGATAGCAAACACAGCCACCTGGCTATGTCTGGATGGAACTAGTTTCCCAACGGATTAG